In Nocardioides conyzicola, one genomic interval encodes:
- a CDS encoding NAD-dependent succinate-semialdehyde dehydrogenase gives MNGLDLLGPDQRGLYIGGAWREAEGGERLDVIDPADGSVLTDVADGSVNDAVDALDAAVAAQAAWARTPPRERGEILRTAFSLITDRADQFAHLMSLEMGKTVAEARGEVGYGVEFFRWYAEEAVRIHGRWMQAPAGGSRLLTIKKPVGPCLFITPWNFPLAMGTRKIGPAIAAGCTMVVKPASQTPLTMLALAGVLAEAGLPDGVLNVVTTTRHGEFSQTLQADDRLRKVSFTGSTGVGKVLVRQSADQLQRLSMELGGNAPFLVFEDADVDAAVDGAMIAKMRNMGEACTAANRFLVHRSVAQEFAEKLGQRMGGLTLGRGQDEGVDVGPLIDEKAVESVSQLVTDAIHDGATVVTGGQAPDGPGYFYPPTVLLDVPVESEINVQEIFGPVAPISTFETEEEAIQQANDTEYGLASYVYTRDLARTIRIAESLDFGMIGINSGLISNPAAPFGGVKASGFGREGGFEGIEEYLETTYVALPAG, from the coding sequence ATGAACGGACTCGACCTTCTCGGCCCCGACCAGCGGGGTCTCTACATCGGCGGCGCGTGGCGTGAGGCGGAGGGCGGTGAGCGGCTCGACGTGATCGATCCGGCCGACGGATCGGTGCTCACCGACGTCGCGGACGGCTCGGTCAACGACGCCGTCGACGCCCTCGACGCCGCGGTCGCCGCCCAGGCCGCCTGGGCCAGGACGCCACCGCGCGAGCGCGGGGAGATCCTGCGGACCGCCTTCAGCCTGATCACCGACCGCGCCGACCAGTTCGCGCACCTGATGAGCCTCGAGATGGGCAAGACGGTCGCGGAGGCGCGCGGCGAGGTCGGGTACGGCGTCGAGTTCTTCCGCTGGTACGCCGAGGAGGCGGTGCGCATCCACGGCCGCTGGATGCAGGCGCCGGCCGGCGGGAGCCGGTTGCTGACCATCAAGAAGCCCGTCGGCCCCTGCCTCTTCATCACCCCGTGGAACTTCCCGCTCGCGATGGGCACCCGCAAGATCGGCCCGGCGATCGCCGCTGGCTGCACGATGGTGGTCAAGCCGGCCAGCCAGACGCCGCTGACGATGCTCGCCCTGGCCGGGGTGCTCGCGGAGGCCGGGCTGCCCGACGGGGTGCTCAACGTGGTCACCACCACCCGGCACGGCGAGTTCAGCCAGACGCTGCAGGCCGACGACCGGCTCCGCAAGGTCAGCTTCACGGGCTCGACGGGCGTCGGGAAGGTGCTGGTGCGGCAGTCGGCCGACCAGCTCCAGCGGCTGAGCATGGAACTCGGCGGCAACGCGCCGTTCCTCGTCTTCGAGGACGCCGACGTCGACGCCGCCGTGGACGGCGCGATGATCGCGAAGATGCGCAACATGGGCGAGGCGTGCACGGCCGCCAACCGGTTCCTGGTGCACCGCTCGGTCGCGCAGGAGTTCGCCGAGAAGCTCGGGCAGCGGATGGGCGGGCTCACCCTCGGCCGCGGCCAGGACGAGGGCGTCGACGTCGGCCCGCTGATCGACGAGAAGGCGGTCGAGAGCGTGAGCCAGCTCGTCACCGACGCCATCCACGACGGCGCGACCGTCGTGACCGGCGGCCAGGCGCCCGACGGGCCGGGCTACTTCTACCCGCCCACCGTGCTGCTCGACGTCCCCGTCGAGTCCGAGATCAACGTGCAGGAGATCTTCGGCCCGGTCGCGCCGATCAGCACCTTCGAGACCGAGGAGGAGGCGATCCAGCAGGCCAACGACACGGAGTACGGCCTGGCGTCGTACGTCTACACCCGCGACCTGGCCCGCACCATCCGGATCGCCGAGTCCCTGGACTTCGGGATGATCGGGATCAACTCCGGCCTGATCTCCAACCCGGCGGCGCCGTTCGGCGGGGTCAAGGCGAGCGGGTTCGGCCGCGAGGGCGGGTTCGAGGGCATCGAGGAGTACCTCGAGACGACGTACGTCGCGCTACCGGCGGGCTGA
- a CDS encoding DUF2332 domain-containing protein, translating into MDVYGETPRQYADFAADAAPTSPCFADWSRRIAADPEVIAWIDTLPVAKRQPNLVLAAARWHGVPAPGPYAALRSALLDDDGTIRATILARATQTNEVGRLATLVPAFATLAADGPVALLEVGASAGLCLYPDRWSYAWTTDDGVRRAGAGPELTCDVRGPAPLPDRPPAVAWRGGIDLHPLDVTDEDQMAWLTTLVWPEHDDRRSRLRAAVDMARADPPAILGGDLLEELPSLVEEAARHAPVVVFHSAVIAYLPEVRREEFHELMTALVAEGRCHWVSNEGPRVLPRVTTTGPDRQEDEPGFVLGIDGRAVASTQGHGRWLRWYDALDFNSG; encoded by the coding sequence ATGGATGTCTACGGCGAGACCCCTCGGCAGTATGCCGACTTCGCGGCCGACGCCGCGCCGACCTCGCCCTGCTTCGCGGACTGGTCGCGGCGGATCGCGGCGGACCCGGAGGTGATCGCGTGGATCGACACGCTCCCGGTCGCCAAGCGGCAGCCCAACCTGGTCCTGGCGGCCGCGCGCTGGCACGGCGTACCCGCTCCCGGCCCGTACGCCGCGCTGCGGTCCGCGCTGCTCGACGACGACGGCACCATCCGGGCGACGATCCTGGCGCGCGCGACCCAGACCAACGAGGTCGGCCGCCTGGCCACGCTCGTCCCCGCCTTCGCGACGCTCGCGGCCGATGGGCCGGTCGCGCTCCTCGAGGTCGGCGCCAGTGCGGGGCTGTGCCTCTACCCCGACCGGTGGTCCTACGCCTGGACGACCGATGACGGCGTACGCCGGGCCGGCGCGGGGCCGGAGCTGACCTGCGACGTGCGCGGTCCGGCGCCCCTGCCTGACCGCCCACCGGCGGTCGCCTGGCGGGGCGGGATCGACCTCCACCCGCTCGACGTCACCGACGAGGACCAGATGGCCTGGCTGACGACGCTGGTCTGGCCGGAGCACGACGACCGCCGTTCCCGGCTGCGCGCCGCCGTCGACATGGCCCGCGCCGACCCGCCGGCGATCCTGGGCGGCGACCTGCTCGAGGAGCTGCCGTCGCTGGTCGAGGAGGCAGCCCGGCACGCGCCCGTGGTGGTCTTCCACAGCGCCGTGATCGCCTACCTGCCCGAGGTCCGGCGCGAGGAGTTCCACGAGCTGATGACCGCACTCGTCGCGGAGGGTCGCTGCCACTGGGTCAGCAACGAGGGTCCGCGCGTGCTGCCACGGGTGACCACGACCGGCCCGGACCGGCAGGAGGACGAGCCCGGGTTCGTCCTCGGCATCGACGGCCGCGCCGTCGCGTCGACGCAGGGGCACGGACGCTGGCTGCGCTGGTACGACGCCCTTGACTTCAACTCCGGTTGA
- a CDS encoding MFS transporter, translating to MTDTDVASRTRLPRALTPFRHPAYRRLAVALVLATFAGGVWVVGLVWEVIRLGGGPAQLSLVSTAGAVGVLLPALLGGVVADRVPQKAILLGVATTEFACMGLVAAFSVTDLTRLWQLAVVGFVIGAAMAFYYPAYSAWLPALVPEEDLLAVNGFEGMIRPTIGQALGPAVAGVVVGAASPGAALSVAAACSLAGLVALSTVPLTPVRRDADHPATSVLHDLREGFVYMVRTPWLLATLLFASLLVFLIMGPLEVLLPFLIKDKLGGGPGDHALVLAAFGVGGAVGSLTVASLRMPRRYLTWMNLMWGFGCLPFVAMGVATEIWMLVVAAFVLGVFFSAPMVIWGTLLQRRVPPHLLGRVASLDFFVSISLMPLSMAVAGPVSEAIGLRTTFLIAGTVPAVVAVVAIVAARLPQDEVAHPL from the coding sequence ATGACCGACACCGACGTCGCGTCCAGGACCCGGCTGCCGCGCGCGCTGACGCCGTTCCGGCACCCGGCCTACCGCCGGCTCGCGGTCGCGCTGGTGCTGGCGACGTTCGCGGGCGGCGTGTGGGTCGTGGGCCTGGTCTGGGAGGTGATCCGCCTCGGCGGCGGCCCGGCCCAGCTGTCCCTCGTCTCGACCGCCGGCGCCGTGGGCGTGCTGCTGCCGGCCCTGCTCGGCGGCGTGGTCGCCGACAGGGTGCCGCAGAAGGCGATCCTGCTGGGCGTCGCGACGACCGAGTTCGCCTGCATGGGGCTCGTGGCCGCCTTCTCCGTCACCGACCTCACCCGGCTCTGGCAGCTGGCGGTCGTCGGCTTCGTGATCGGCGCCGCCATGGCGTTCTACTACCCGGCCTACTCGGCCTGGCTGCCCGCCCTGGTGCCCGAGGAGGACCTGCTCGCGGTCAACGGCTTCGAGGGGATGATCCGCCCGACGATCGGGCAGGCGCTCGGCCCCGCGGTCGCCGGCGTCGTGGTCGGCGCCGCCTCACCGGGTGCCGCCCTGTCCGTCGCGGCGGCCTGCTCGCTCGCCGGGCTGGTCGCCCTGTCGACGGTGCCGCTGACGCCGGTCCGGCGCGACGCGGACCACCCGGCGACGTCGGTCCTCCACGACCTCCGCGAGGGCTTCGTCTACATGGTGCGGACGCCGTGGCTCCTGGCCACGCTGCTCTTCGCGTCGCTGCTGGTGTTCCTGATCATGGGGCCGCTCGAGGTGCTGCTGCCGTTCCTGATCAAGGACAAGCTCGGCGGTGGACCGGGCGACCACGCGCTGGTGCTGGCGGCCTTCGGCGTCGGTGGTGCGGTCGGCTCGTTGACGGTCGCCTCCCTGCGGATGCCCCGGCGCTACCTCACCTGGATGAACCTGATGTGGGGCTTCGGGTGCCTGCCGTTCGTCGCCATGGGCGTGGCCACGGAGATCTGGATGCTGGTCGTGGCCGCCTTCGTCCTGGGCGTGTTCTTCTCGGCCCCGATGGTGATCTGGGGGACGCTGCTCCAGCGGCGCGTCCCGCCGCACCTGCTGGGCCGGGTCGCCTCGCTCGACTTCTTCGTCTCGATCAGCCTGATGCCGCTGTCGATGGCGGTGGCCGGCCCGGTCTCCGAGGCGATCGGGCTGCGCACGACCTTCCTGATCGCCGGCACCGTCCCCGCCGTGGTCGCCGTCGTCGCGATCGTCGCCGCCCGGCTGCCGCAGGACGAGGTCGCCCACCCGCTATAG
- a CDS encoding low temperature requirement protein A: protein MSERMTHAVVRMSGRDPHEDGRAATNLELLFDLTFVIAFGTAASELAHFLAAGHVADGILGFAFAIFAVSWAWINFSWFASAYDTDDWLYRITTMVQMVGVLILALGLPRMFDSLHEGAHVDNGVMVLGYVVMRVPMVFQWWRASRQDPERTTVCRTFIVTLLISQAGWIVVALVPASIPVTFVLIVVLILVEAIGPFVAERMLVGTPWHPHHIAERYGLLVIIALGEGLIGTVATLAAILDEKGWTVDVAVLGIAGVGVTFGMWWTYFVLPSGDLLHAHRERSFAWGYGHIPVFGAIVAVGAGLHAAAYRLQEHSVLNDTQTVLTVAVPLAVFVALLFGLYALLMRTLDPFHLLLVLGSAVVLTVGVVLVAAGVSLTWSLLVVALTPWVTVVGYETIGHRHQEVVVARL, encoded by the coding sequence ATGTCGGAGCGGATGACGCACGCGGTCGTGCGGATGTCGGGCCGGGACCCGCACGAGGACGGTCGGGCCGCGACCAACCTGGAGCTGCTCTTCGACCTGACCTTCGTCATCGCCTTCGGCACCGCGGCGAGCGAGCTCGCTCACTTCCTGGCCGCCGGCCACGTCGCCGACGGGATCCTCGGCTTCGCGTTCGCGATCTTCGCCGTGAGCTGGGCGTGGATCAACTTCTCGTGGTTCGCGTCGGCGTACGACACCGACGACTGGCTCTACCGGATCACCACGATGGTGCAGATGGTCGGAGTGCTGATCCTCGCGCTCGGGCTGCCCCGGATGTTCGACTCGCTGCACGAGGGCGCCCACGTCGACAACGGCGTCATGGTCCTCGGCTACGTCGTGATGCGGGTGCCGATGGTCTTCCAGTGGTGGCGCGCCTCGCGACAGGATCCCGAGCGGACCACGGTCTGCCGGACCTTCATCGTCACGCTCCTGATCAGCCAGGCCGGGTGGATCGTGGTCGCGCTCGTCCCCGCATCCATCCCGGTGACCTTCGTGCTGATCGTGGTGCTGATCCTGGTCGAGGCCATCGGCCCGTTCGTCGCCGAGCGCATGCTGGTCGGCACCCCGTGGCACCCGCACCACATCGCCGAGAGGTACGGGCTGCTCGTCATCATCGCCCTCGGCGAGGGACTGATCGGCACGGTGGCCACGCTCGCGGCGATCCTCGACGAGAAGGGCTGGACCGTCGACGTCGCCGTGCTCGGGATCGCCGGTGTCGGGGTCACGTTCGGGATGTGGTGGACCTACTTCGTGCTGCCGAGCGGCGACCTCCTGCATGCCCACCGGGAGCGTTCCTTCGCCTGGGGCTACGGGCACATCCCCGTCTTCGGCGCGATCGTCGCCGTCGGCGCCGGGCTGCACGCCGCGGCGTACCGGCTCCAGGAGCACTCGGTGCTCAACGACACCCAGACCGTCCTGACGGTCGCCGTCCCCCTGGCCGTGTTCGTCGCGCTGCTGTTCGGGCTCTACGCGCTGCTGATGCGGACCCTCGACCCGTTCCACCTGCTGCTCGTGCTCGGCTCCGCCGTCGTGCTGACGGTGGGCGTCGTCCTGGTCGCGGCCGGCGTGTCGCTCACGTGGTCGCTGCTGGTGGTCGCCCTGACGCCCTGGGTCACGGTCGTCGGCTACGAGACGATCGGGCACCGGCACCAGGAAGTCGTCGTGGCCCGCCTATAG
- a CDS encoding helix-turn-helix transcriptional regulator — protein sequence MASPQAGSASEVAKRGAILDPAELLSRGLLNSRAGAIGAALGYLTQAGEAAEDALDDQQRATLLATTLDCRLARGELNEARTVGDRLGAYLDRPGLTGATAHYGRGELCAAVNEIELASGHFARIPRLLDPGEDVPDTIPWRTAAALAAVRLGHRVEGTALAREHLTLAGATGAPYPIALGLRTLATVDAHTDRSSLLRQALDELDGVPAARLQAQIETDLAGLLLLGGDGDAAEGLALLRAAETYAGNENLWPLLGRVRRLLSRMGEEPLPVLGETLASLTAAEQRVARLAATGLTNREIADRLVVTVKAVEWHLSHVYRKLGIHSRGALASTLGPDA from the coding sequence ATGGCATCCCCCCAGGCCGGCTCCGCGTCCGAGGTCGCGAAGCGTGGCGCGATCCTGGACCCCGCGGAGCTGCTCAGCCGCGGGCTCCTGAACTCGCGTGCGGGAGCCATCGGAGCCGCCCTGGGCTACCTCACCCAGGCGGGCGAGGCCGCGGAGGACGCGCTCGACGACCAGCAACGTGCCACGCTGCTCGCCACCACGCTCGACTGCCGGCTCGCGCGCGGCGAGCTCAACGAGGCTCGCACGGTCGGCGATCGCCTGGGCGCCTACCTGGACCGGCCCGGGCTCACCGGGGCGACCGCCCACTACGGACGCGGCGAGCTGTGCGCCGCGGTCAACGAGATCGAGCTCGCGTCCGGCCACTTCGCTCGGATCCCCCGCCTGCTCGACCCCGGCGAGGACGTCCCCGACACGATCCCGTGGCGTACGGCGGCCGCGCTCGCCGCCGTGCGACTCGGCCACCGGGTCGAGGGCACCGCGCTCGCGCGCGAGCACCTCACCCTGGCGGGCGCCACCGGCGCGCCGTACCCGATCGCGCTCGGGCTGCGCACCCTGGCCACGGTCGACGCGCACACCGACCGCTCGTCGCTGCTGCGGCAGGCGCTCGACGAGCTCGACGGCGTGCCCGCCGCGCGGCTGCAGGCGCAGATCGAGACCGACCTCGCCGGGCTGCTGCTGCTCGGCGGCGACGGCGACGCCGCGGAGGGGCTGGCCCTCCTGCGCGCCGCGGAGACGTACGCCGGCAACGAGAACCTCTGGCCGCTGCTCGGGCGGGTCCGGAGACTGCTGAGCCGGATGGGCGAGGAGCCACTGCCGGTGCTCGGCGAGACGTTGGCGTCGCTGACCGCCGCGGAGCAGCGCGTCGCCCGGCTGGCCGCGACCGGGCTCACCAACCGCGAGATCGCCGACCGGCTCGTCGTCACCGTGAAGGCCGTCGAGTGGCACCTCTCGCACGTCTACCGCAAGCTCGGCATCCACTCGCGCGGGGCGCTCGCGTCCACGCTCGGTCCCGACGCCTGA
- a CDS encoding TIGR03086 family metal-binding protein, translated as MTTTLPASVELLGRALDYTRARLAGVRGGLLDRPTPCAGWRLGDLLVHMEDSLDAFTEAAGGEVAVHLTHTTEGRIAAIEEKACALLGAWSRPGPGDVLVGGLDLASPLLVATAALEVTIHGWDVGRATEPAPIPAELAAALLPVAHLTITPADRGVRFAPALAVPSAAADEVRLLAFLGRG; from the coding sequence GTGACGACGACCCTCCCCGCCTCGGTCGAGCTCCTCGGTCGGGCACTGGACTACACGCGGGCCCGGCTGGCCGGCGTGCGCGGCGGCCTGCTCGACCGGCCCACCCCGTGCGCCGGGTGGCGGCTGGGCGACCTGCTCGTGCACATGGAGGACTCGCTCGACGCGTTCACCGAGGCGGCCGGCGGCGAGGTGGCGGTGCACCTGACCCACACCACCGAGGGCCGGATCGCCGCGATCGAGGAGAAGGCCTGCGCCCTGCTCGGGGCGTGGAGCCGGCCGGGACCCGGGGACGTCCTGGTGGGCGGGCTCGACCTGGCCAGCCCGCTCCTGGTCGCCACCGCCGCGCTCGAGGTCACCATCCACGGCTGGGACGTCGGCCGGGCCACGGAGCCCGCCCCGATCCCCGCCGAGCTGGCCGCGGCATTGCTGCCGGTGGCCCACCTGACGATCACCCCGGCCGACCGCGGCGTCCGGTTCGCGCCCGCGCTCGCGGTGCCCTCGGCCGCCGCCGACGAGGTCCGGCTCCTGGCCTTCCTCGGCCGCGGCTGA
- a CDS encoding sigma-70 family RNA polymerase sigma factor, which yields MATLDDPGTELDDFPRLTQRYQRELLAHCYRMSGSVHEAEDLVQETFLRAWKAAEKFEGRSSVRTWLYRIATNVCLTNLENRPRRPLPAGLGTADAMAGDALEIDHEITWLEPVPDAAVEVAERDTIRLAFVAALQHLPARQRAVLILRDVLRWSAAEVAEALDTSTAAVNSALQRAHAQLAERGLTADTVEPNLTAAQQQLLERYVDAFWRKDIDSIVGMLTAEATWDMPPFTSWYRGAENIGWLIGTECPGNAHDMKMVATQANGQPAYGLYMRTPQGDFRPFQLQVLELEGERVRHCTAFFDLSLFATFGLPAGLPDDRIGASSAP from the coding sequence ATGGCGACCCTCGACGATCCCGGGACCGAGCTCGACGACTTCCCGCGGCTGACGCAGCGCTACCAGCGCGAGCTGCTGGCGCACTGCTACCGGATGTCCGGCTCCGTGCACGAGGCCGAGGACCTGGTGCAGGAGACGTTCCTGCGGGCATGGAAGGCGGCCGAGAAGTTCGAGGGCCGCTCGTCGGTGCGCACCTGGCTCTACCGGATCGCCACCAACGTCTGCCTCACCAACCTCGAGAACCGGCCGCGCCGCCCGCTGCCCGCCGGCCTCGGCACCGCCGACGCGATGGCCGGGGACGCCCTCGAGATCGACCACGAGATCACCTGGCTGGAGCCGGTGCCCGACGCGGCGGTCGAGGTGGCCGAGCGCGACACCATCCGGCTGGCGTTCGTCGCCGCGCTCCAGCACCTCCCCGCCCGGCAGCGCGCCGTCCTCATCCTGCGAGACGTGCTGCGCTGGTCGGCCGCCGAGGTCGCGGAGGCGCTCGACACGTCGACGGCGGCGGTCAACTCGGCCCTGCAGCGCGCGCACGCCCAGCTCGCCGAGCGCGGCCTCACCGCCGACACGGTCGAGCCCAACCTGACCGCGGCGCAGCAGCAGCTGCTCGAGCGGTACGTCGACGCCTTCTGGCGCAAGGACATCGACTCGATCGTCGGCATGCTCACCGCCGAGGCGACGTGGGACATGCCGCCGTTCACCAGCTGGTACCGCGGCGCCGAGAACATCGGCTGGCTGATCGGCACCGAGTGCCCGGGCAACGCGCACGACATGAAGATGGTGGCGACGCAGGCCAACGGGCAGCCGGCGTACGGCCTCTACATGCGGACGCCGCAGGGCGACTTCAGGCCCTTCCAGCTGCAGGTGCTCGAGCTCGAGGGTGAGCGGGTGCGGCACTGCACGGCGTTCTTCGACCTCTCCCTCTTCGCTACCTTCGGCCTGCCGGCCGGCCTGCCCGACGACCGCATCGGCGCCTCGAGCGCTCCGTGA
- a CDS encoding glycerol-3-phosphate dehydrogenase/oxidase, whose translation MTAVGTATRITPGLAGAPAEVDVVVIGLGITGVGVALDAVTRGLSVLAVDAHDLAFGTSRWSSKLVHGGLRYLAKLQFGVAHESAVERGILMERTAPHLTHAISMVIPLGSITSRRLAVLTGAGLVGGDVLRRAARTSSDTLPRPRHITAVEALQLAPLRTAGLRGALVTWDGQLEDDARLVANVARTAASYGAHVRTRARVLTATGTQVELRDELTGETSTVTARTVVNATGVWAGDLVPEVTLRPSRGTHLVLRGSSIPGLHTSVFAPIPGTTGRFINVLPQPDGTIYIGLTDEPVDGEIPDVPEPSEAEIGFLLDVASAAFAQPLHRSDVIGAYAGLRPLLSSGDGSGTTSDLSRRHAVLTSTTGVITIVGGKLTTYRRMAEDAVDAAVAHAGLDAGPCRTAELPLLGAAPRARLAELEEPARLVRRFGTDARLVLDNAREVSGLGDNELLAPISEDVPVTLAELIFGVTHEGAADVDDLLDRRTRVGLIAADRALAVPAAERAMSLAVDAGR comes from the coding sequence ATGACCGCCGTCGGCACGGCCACCCGCATCACGCCCGGCCTCGCCGGCGCCCCGGCCGAGGTCGACGTCGTGGTCATCGGGCTCGGCATCACCGGGGTGGGAGTCGCGCTCGACGCGGTCACCCGCGGCCTGTCCGTGCTCGCCGTCGATGCCCACGACCTCGCGTTCGGCACGTCGCGCTGGTCCTCCAAGCTGGTGCACGGGGGCCTGCGCTACCTCGCGAAGCTGCAGTTCGGCGTCGCCCACGAGAGCGCCGTCGAGCGCGGCATCCTGATGGAGCGCACCGCGCCGCACCTCACCCACGCCATCTCGATGGTGATCCCGCTCGGGTCGATCACCAGCCGTCGGCTGGCGGTCCTCACCGGCGCCGGCCTGGTCGGCGGCGACGTCCTGCGCCGGGCGGCCCGGACCTCCTCCGACACCCTGCCGCGGCCGCGGCACATCACCGCGGTCGAGGCGCTCCAGCTGGCGCCGCTGCGGACGGCCGGGCTCCGCGGCGCGCTGGTCACCTGGGACGGCCAGCTCGAGGACGACGCCCGCCTGGTCGCCAACGTCGCGCGCACCGCCGCGTCGTACGGCGCCCACGTCCGCACCCGCGCCCGCGTGCTCACCGCCACCGGCACCCAGGTGGAGCTGCGCGACGAGCTGACCGGGGAGACCTCGACCGTCACCGCCCGGACGGTCGTCAACGCGACCGGCGTGTGGGCCGGCGACCTGGTCCCCGAGGTGACCCTGCGCCCGAGCCGCGGCACCCACCTCGTGCTGCGCGGGTCGAGCATCCCGGGCCTGCACACGTCGGTCTTCGCCCCGATCCCCGGCACCACGGGGCGGTTCATCAACGTGCTGCCCCAGCCCGACGGCACGATCTACATCGGTCTCACCGACGAGCCGGTCGACGGTGAGATCCCGGACGTGCCCGAGCCGTCCGAGGCCGAGATCGGCTTCCTCCTCGACGTCGCGTCGGCGGCGTTCGCGCAGCCGCTGCACCGCAGCGACGTGATCGGGGCGTACGCCGGGCTGCGACCGCTGCTGTCCTCCGGCGACGGGTCCGGTACGACGTCCGACCTGTCGCGCCGGCACGCGGTGCTCACCAGCACCACCGGCGTGATCACGATCGTCGGCGGCAAGCTGACGACGTACCGCCGGATGGCCGAGGACGCCGTCGACGCGGCGGTGGCGCACGCGGGTCTCGACGCCGGACCGTGCCGCACGGCCGAGCTGCCGCTGCTCGGCGCCGCTCCCCGGGCACGGCTCGCCGAGCTCGAGGAGCCGGCCAGGCTGGTCCGCCGCTTCGGCACCGACGCCCGGCTGGTCCTCGACAACGCCCGTGAGGTCAGCGGGCTCGGGGACAACGAGCTGCTCGCACCGATCTCCGAGGACGTCCCGGTGACGCTGGCCGAGCTGATCTTCGGCGTCACCCACGAGGGTGCCGCCGACGTCGACGACCTCCTCGACCGCCGCACCCGGGTCGGGCTGATCGCGGCCGACCGCGCCCTCGCCGTACCCGCGGCCGAACGGGCGATGAGTCTGGCGGTCGACGCTGGTCGGTAG
- a CDS encoding TetR/AcrR family transcriptional regulator, with the protein MTSLRHNQDPRDTARDAYLDAARDCILDVGWRRTTLTEVARRAGVSRMTIYRTWADMPQLLSDLMTREWGGVVADALADEDPDTPTVERLVGDIVGTVQRLRDNELFLRIVDLDPELILPYLFSRRGRSQDAILELTVAALREAQASGEVRAGNPELMARAMLLAAHGFVLSAHTMVGDEVSLDDLDGELRRALTRGLLP; encoded by the coding sequence ATGACGTCACTTCGTCACAACCAGGATCCCCGCGACACCGCCCGGGACGCCTACCTCGACGCGGCCCGCGACTGCATCCTCGACGTCGGCTGGCGGCGGACGACGCTCACCGAGGTCGCCCGCCGCGCCGGCGTCTCGCGGATGACCATCTACCGCACCTGGGCCGACATGCCGCAGCTGCTCTCGGACCTGATGACCCGCGAGTGGGGCGGCGTCGTCGCCGACGCGCTGGCCGACGAGGACCCCGACACCCCGACCGTCGAGCGGCTGGTCGGCGACATCGTCGGCACCGTCCAGCGGCTCCGCGACAACGAGCTCTTCCTGCGGATCGTCGACCTCGACCCCGAGCTGATCCTCCCCTACCTCTTCTCCCGGCGCGGTCGCTCGCAGGACGCGATCCTCGAGCTCACCGTCGCGGCGCTGCGCGAGGCCCAGGCCTCCGGCGAGGTCCGCGCGGGCAACCCCGAGCTGATGGCACGCGCGATGCTGCTCGCCGCCCACGGCTTCGTGCTGTCGGCGCACACCATGGTCGGCGACGAGGTGTCGCTCGACGACCTCGACGGCGAGCTCCGGCGGGCGCTGACCCGGGGGCTGCTGCCATGA